The genomic region gcagaaagtgtcatttaTGACACTGTGACCACATGCATGACTTGATAGAGGACAGAGTAGCTCCTTATCAAATTGGGTGATGCAcaggctggccaggagctaccctgtctgcataTGACACTGTGACCACATGCATGACTTGATGGAGGACAGAGTAGCTACTTATCAAATTGGgtgaatgcacaggctggtcaggagctaccctgtatGCTAATGACACTGTGAACACTTGCATGACTTGATAGAGAACAGAGTAGCTCCTTATCAAATTGGGTCAATGCACAGGCTggacaggagctaccctgtctgctaatgaCACTGTGACCACTTGTATGACTTGATAGAGGACAGAGTAGCTCCTTATCAAATTGGATGAATGCACATGCTGGccaggagctactctgtctgcTAATGACACTGTGAAAACTTGCATGACTTGATAGAGTAGCTCCTTATCAAATTGGGTGATGCAcaggctggccaggagctaccctgccTGCATATGACACTGTGACGACATGCATGACTTGATAGAGGACAGAGAAGCTACTTATCAAATTGGGTAAATGCAAaggctggccaggagctaccctgtctgcataTGACACTGTGACCACATGCATGACTTGATAGAGGACAGAGTAGCTCCTTATCAAATTGGgtgaatgcacaggctggtcaggagctaccctgtctgctaatgaCACTGTGAACACTTGCATGACTTGATAGAGGACAGAGTAGCTCCTTATCAAATTGGgtgaatgcacaggctggtcaggagctatcctGTCTGCATATGACACCATGAACACTTGCATGCCTTGATAGAAGACAGAGTAGCTCCTTATCAAATTGGGTGAATGCGcaggctggccaggagctacccaGTATGCTAATGACACTGTGACCACATGCATAACTTGATAGAGGACAGAGTAGCTCCTTATCAAATTGGgtgaatgcgcaggctggtcaggagctaccctgtatGCTAATGACACTGTGAACACTTGCATGACTTGATagaggacagggtagctccttatcaaattgggtgaatgcacaggctggctaggagctaccctgtctgcataTGACACTGTGAACCCTTGCATGACTTGATAGAGGACAGAGTAGCTCCTTATCAAATTGGTTGAATGTGcaggctggccaggagctaccctgtatGCTAATGACACTGTGAACACTTGCATGCCTTGATAGAAGACAAAGTAGCTCCTTATCAAATTGGGTGATGCAcaggctggccaggagctaccctgtctgcataTGACACTGTGAACCCTTGCATCATGTGGTTAATTCTTATCCTGACAATCTTTCTTGTGTATGACTTTTATTCGGAAGTTCTCTTCAATACCGacagttttgtttgtttataaatcaACATCTTCGATATGCTAAATCACACTTAAACTTTTAACGATCCAATACCATATGTAACATTATTGGAATTGGATGCATGCAAAGTTTCAAGTGCAGTTGAAGTCAGCACACAGTCCTCTAACAGCTCttcaatactgaatgatttaatgatttatattctCTACGTTAACAACCATGCGTGGCTGATatgaaaatagaacattttgtGATATTGGAGTTGACATTGTAAAGGGGACAAAATTTTTAACTGTCCTGCTTAAATACATGTTTGTCAGTTTTGGTAAatattgtgtgtttattttttccttaatttatttttttattacactgTCAAAATTTCTGAATGATGTTGTGGGACATATTCAAAAGGGTTTGAAAGTGTTTACAAACAGTTTCAAAGACATTAATGTTTACTTTAACAGTTGATTCATTGTTGAGTTGTTGGACTTATGGAAGGTTGAACATTGTTTTCCTCATATCTGTCCTCTACAGATAACATTTTATGGTGAAAGTTCTCTGGGTTGATAAGTAATGCTTCCCGTCTGATATGTCATACAACTTAGAAGGTATGCcaatgtattgtatatttacaTACGCATTTGCGTCATGTAGTGCTAATAATATCAAACTATTTAATTCCCCAGCATTGTATGCTATTCCCTAATACTTAGTGTTGATTGAGTGTATAAAAAATCCTCACTAATTGGTCGTTCAATTTTTACGAATGAAACTGACATCATATTGAATAGTTGATGTTTTTAAATGTTGCAAATGCATATgtgaatgtattttaataatagttttattcAGAGCCTCTTAAATACAGACAAGTCATTGCGAGCTTAAGAACACTCTAGATGTTACATTCATATTTAGCTCAAACTCCATGAAACGGAAGtacaatatttattgaatatattaaagCTTGGGAAAGCATCTGGTTGCGATGATATAACCCATTGTATGTTAAAAAATCCATCCAAAACAGTATGTGTTCCCCTTTGTATATTGTTTAGTATGTCTTTAAATCAATGTCAATTTCCAACACTATTGAAAAAAGCATATGTCATTCCCTTGTTTAAGACAGGCGATAAACACGTTTGCAGTAATTACCGCCCTGTTTCACTACTCTTGTGTGTCGGTAAAGTATTTAAacaagtattatttaaacatttgtataACAATATGTTTGCTAACGATTTATTTTACATAGTTCTCAATCAGGATTTCGGCCGGGTCATAGCGCCGTCTATCAACTGCTAGAAATGTACGATTCTCAATCTGCATGTTAAAATCTTAATGAAAAGAAACACACTTGTCTTGTCTTGTGTGATGTTTTAAAAGCCTTTGATAGAGTGTTGCACAAAGATAAATAAACTTGAAGcttatggtttaaaaaaaaaatcgacatgacacctggacgatgatcgcttcgcccacttaatcacgtggctcagcgggtagcaaacctaaacaagctaacaccaaaatggcttctttgcctttagactgcatatagatttacgcgatattccggatgatttttatggactttttgacaccatataacacttgtaaaGGGGTCTCTGTCATGTTGTTATTCTGCAAATgccaaaaatatacgtttatagagaacatcagctatttataacgggtttttcggtacatgaaaCACGCTCTCATAGGCTTGCGCGCTTACCaaaatcgaacctgttactacCTGTAATGGTGGTatatgcaataaattaacacttcttcacctgtatttacccatgttatttacgaaaatattaacgcAACATCCCCCCCCctgttcaggctaatctgggttgacactttatgcccatgcacactttatgacactttatgcccatgcacactttatgacactttatgcccatgcaCACTTTGTgacactttatgcccatgcaCACTTTGTGGCACTTTATGCCCATGCACACTTTGTGACACTTTGTGACCATGCACACTTTGTGACACTTTATGACCATGCACACTTTTTCAGGCCCAATTTTCCCTGAATAAGGTTCAATGTTACGTACCCATTTGAAACCACTTTCCCTTCAGCAGTGAAGAACAGAGGATTCACGGAGTAGAAGTTTAGCAACTTAAGCGAGGTCAGTGCTGGCATTTTAAGGTCATACCAGCGAACAGTGAACGACATCTGATGGACGAACATATCTCTGCTCTCCAGGACTCGTTCCTTGTCAGATCTATCCACCAAAGATAGCTGGAAAGTCACGCCTGCAGCCCTGAAAATATTTGTGAAGAAaactatatgagccttgctctgggaaaacggggtttaatgcatgtgcaaaccgtacaggctaatcagggacgaatctttaaacttatattatatttttgattttagGGGAGCCTCTTAGCAGCAAAAATACAggttaagcagaaagtgtcatccctaaataGCCTGTACCCACtgattaggctaatctgggatgacactttaagcacatgcatgaaaccatgTTTTAACAGAATGATGCTCATATATTGTCTTTTGAAAACAGAAAGAGTCTTCAGACAGTGGCATATGTGCATATTCTGTCagaattcaaacaaatacaacatgTTACGTGTTACGATGTGGAATATCGTAATATTTTagtgaaaaaaaactgtaaaaataGGATCAAATTTTGAAAGGATAAAACTCTTGGATTTTCAAATTAAACATGGTAATGCTCTTGTCAAGCTGTAACCAGTTCATGCAATAAGATTTGAGTTCTTCAAATTAAATTTctgtaatttacataaacatcTTGTAAATAGTGGTGGGCCTGCATGATTTAGCTATCTTGCCAATACTGCCAATGCAATTACGTAGAAGGACGAGTGTTAACCTGCACACAAATTCCATTTCAAAATACAGTATCATTATTAACAAAGATTTCTTGTACATACTGCCAATgcaatcatttgaaaaaaattgcATTCATTTGAAAAAGGACGAATGACCACCTGAGAGCTTTCTCCGTATCTCTTGGCAACCCAGTGAAGGGGTTAATCTTCTTTATAAGTCGCTGACACTGGCGATTCCTCATCTGAACACAGCTTCCATGTCACAAAAAgtctttattatttaaaataagtattcATAAGTTAAAATCAGTCTTCATAAGTTAAAATGAGTCTTCATAAGTTAAAATGAGTCttcaaaagttaaaataaaacttCATTAGTTTAAATAAGTCTTCATAACTTAAAATAAGTCTACATAATTAAAATAAGTCtttataaagtaaaatatgtCTTTATAAGTTAAAATAAGTCTTTATAAGTTTCTGACACTGACAATATCTTGTCTGCACAAAGCCTGTATGTTTAAATATAGTATCATATGCAATATTATGGACAtagtatttttacttttttttaaactgggCTCTTCCTCACTACTTGTTCTACAGAAAATTattgttactgttgttgttgACTCATACATGAGCATTATTACGTTTTATCAATTATTAGAAGTATTTAATTAAAGaaaactaaatttgatataaccatTCACATGGATAttcatgtgttgttgtttttttcaaaaacaaaagtaCAAATAATTTAGAAGATTGAAAGTTCATTCTATTTATTGGCACACAGGATTTCTTCACATTCTTTTAGCATGTGATTAATGAATAACAAATAACCATCAATGCAGCAACTAAAGGGAGAAGAAGTACTTATACTGTTATATAATACATAATCTTTTCAGTTTTCACACATTTCCATTCCAGTTTTTGAGTGGCCTGCATTTACTTAGATTACAACTATGGTGTCAATATGGTTGGACCCCTTAAACTTAAGCCTCGCCAAActtgaaaaagaaaagaaatactGACCTTTTAAGACATTGCCTCTTGTAGTTTGTGGTGTCATCTTTTCCCTTCTTTGCTTCTCCTTTGTCACCATATGTCTCATAGACTGAGGCCCACAGGACACTGAAACAAATCACAAGTGCATTGGCATGTTTAGagacatatgagtcgcgttctgagaaaactgggcataatgcatgtgcataaagtgtcatcccagattagcatgtgcagtccgcacaggctaatcagggatgacactttccgcctaaattggacttttgctaagaagagacataattcaaacgaaaaatgtaataaaagcttTTATGCTTAATGTGACCAGCAAAGCCCCCGACCAGTCTGTGAATCCAGGCAATCTGGTGAAGAGCAACTCTGTCCTCTAAAAtgtcacacaaggttttgtggtcgCATTTATGGATCGGGTATTTTCTGACCAAACCAGgtggatgcgcaggctgggctgaAGCTACGATGGCTGCATATGACATAAGGCTCAGTGTTTGCATTATCAATTCATATCATAGGCATAGTGGGTTTAgtaaaaatgttcagtatttagAACTATATCTGTCATATAACTGCAGTAAGGTCCCCTTCTCACATTTTACCTGAACATGCTTTCCGAATCACAGCAGTTCAAAGTGAACAATGCTTGACACTTCTGCAAGCCAGTACCTGACAACTTCCAAACTTGAATCAAAGGAAGGGGAAAAAAGGCAACAACTAACTTTTTTTACCACCAAAGCCCGTCCATTTTATGTGACTAACAGTCTCTGCAAATGTGGCAAAACATAATTTTACACAAGGTCTGGAAATCTTGTTAATTTTGCGGGCCCAAACTCAAAAATTTTAGCCATTCCAGTACCAACTTAGACATGACCTGATTTTTTTTGTCGTTCATGAGAGCCAGAATTCTGCAATATCTGAAATCAAGCCTACTAATAAGTAATTTTTGGAATGTAACAGTGTATAAACATACTGAATGTTTTACTCTGACTCTAAGGGCCTTAAACAGAACATATTCCTTAATGGGATTTGTTCATAGTTTGGAAAAAATTACTATTGTTTAAATTTTTTTGGCTCAGATTcaaaaaagaatgtatgcattttatttacacatgCAAACAGGGCTATGCCAATGGAGCTAGCTTGCCGCCACAAACTCTTAACATGTGAATATGACAAATACTACTAGGAGAGCAAAATCTAGAGGACACATACTTGTCATTAGCAACAGGGTTCCAGCGAGAACAGACCTGCGAGGCTGAGATCAGGTCCATAGCACTGAGATAACTGAATATCGTCAGCACCAACTCATCTGGCAGGCTAAAATAAAAACTGATCTGATTACAAAAAATAgttctgaattaaaaaaaagagttatgaatacaaataataataaacaagagggcctgaaaggcccaaagtcgctcacctgagttaacaagatattattagaacaaataatctgaccaagtttcataaagattgcaaaataaatgtggactctagagtgttaaaaaggttttactatagccatataaggaaaaatgccccgccccctggcagccatgtttttcaactgactggaatcatttttgaactcgtccaatatattatcaagatgaatcttctgaccaagtttcatgaagatcggacagtaaatgtggcccctagagtgttaacaagattttactatagccgtataaggaacaatgccccgccccttgccagccatgtttttcaagcaaacataaccattttcaaactcatccaagatatcattgagaccaatcttctgactaaatttcatgatgattggacaataaatgtggcctctagagtgttaacaaggttttactaaagccttatatagccacataaggaaaaatgccccgcccctggtggccatgtttttaaagcaaccaaaaccattttcaaactcatccaagatatcattaggcatacatgccatacgtcccgatctcggcgggacagtcccgcttttggaccctttgtcccgccgtcccgatatgagacgatttgtcccgacattcgtaaaaaacgatgtaaggtctataggttcccaataaaattcgctattcaagctctgtttcgctaacacttacccccgctaatccctttattgcccccaattaacaatccgattctacttatcgtgtgtaccagtgttgtttatgacatcttatcagcgatttatcggctaattattgatttcatcaggcattcacaccatggtggtcttcaagatagtggtcgcttattgctatcgatagttgtattataatgaaatgaatgttgaaaatgtgtttatttttgtatttgtttgaaacggtttacaaaacaattgttttgtaaaattaactctacgtcattaatgagtctttaacattcaatgtttagttcataaatagcgggataatccgaatgtgcaatataccaaaatcgcaacaaacagtccaataagtgatacgcatcctgtctagtgtaattgggtgtaattgtaataaaaacaacgaggtgctatgcatgacagtttgaccctactccaattaagctaaaaaccaagaggtgctatgcatgacagtttgaccctactccaattaagccgcgacaattgacaagtaacagactgcgcatggatacatgcttaaaaaaacatcgcaacaaacagtaaaagtggtacccatcttgtcttgtgttattgtaataaagacaacgtgttgttattcatgacagtttgacactaccccaatacagcgcctgacaattcacaattcagtttaatctgtgtatataagaagaaaacaaaacatgattattaacattagagaaaaattattcgagtaaagcatccatagacttcttttgtccttttgtttttgttggtgtaaaaacggttgaggcgttgttgagagttaaaatgaacacaaagacggtttgcttccaccaaaaacctacctctgaaatgtgtacggccgcgcattccttgtgtaactgatgtaactgttcggcaGATaatttactgtaacccgtactttcagtgtactggatagcctcccctgcgttaatgtttgccattgaaattaatataatgagtattgttgtcgtaatgttctatattttgtactctaaaaagatgaatattatcctcgttgtttgctattgtcttattttatacaactgttattgttatgttttagattccatgcttcatatcagatgttttatgtcttgaataaaagtatcaagagtatttgttagtactatactgactacagtaaaggtggaatgataaatcgttttaggtgtcccgcttttgggtcaaatgtcccgacaattttttatggaatgtcccgctttgaacctaaaaaattatggcatgtatgcattaggacaaatcttctgaccaagtttcatgatgattagaaattaaatgtgacttctagagtgttaacaaggtttttctttagccatattaggaaaaatgccatgcccccgTGGCGGCTATGTTTTTGAACCAATcgacatcattttttaactcgtccaagataatattgggatgaatcttctgaccgagtttcatgaagatcagacaataaatgtggcctctatagtgttaacaagattttactatagccatataaggaaaaatgccctgccccttggcagccatgtttttcaagcaaacgtaaccattttcgaactcatccaagatatcattgagaccattcttctgaccaaaatttcatgaagattggacaataaatgtggcctctagtgttaacaaggttttacaaaagcaatatatagcgtaaaaaggaaaaatgccccgccccctggtggccatatttttaaagaaaccaaaaccattttcaaacaacaacgatatcattgggacaaatcttctgaccaagtttcatgaagatcggaaaataaatgtggcctctagagtgttaacaaggttttactatagccatataagaaaaaatgccccgccccctggcggccatgtttttcaaccagctggcatcattttcaaactcatccaagatgttattggtatgaatcttctgaccaagtttcatgaagatcagacaataaatgtgacctctatagtattatcaagattttactatagccatatatagccatataaggaaaaattccacgccccttggcagccatgtttttcaagcaaacgtaaccattttcgaactcatccaagatatcattgagaccaatcttctgaccaaaatttcatgaagattgaacaataaatgtggcctctagagtgttaaaaaggcaaatgttgacagctCACGACGGACGACTGACACATGACgaaggacgacggacaaaaggcgatcacaaaagctcaacatgagcacgttgtgctcaggtgatctaaaaagatatgaaaacaaaaaagttataaatACTAGTACAGAAAAACCTTTGTAATAAGTGTTTTGATTGCATGTTTATAATTTCCAGTCCTTTTTCCAGTTTTACATTTCTAAAGCTGACTGATTATACCATGTTTTAAAAGTATcgaaatcaaaacaaaaataaaaaaagtaattaaatgttgtaaatataCTTTTAGCCACTCCAACTTGCAAAATCGACCAATTATGGGCAAGAGGATGTGacattataacattatcagaaatgaaagaatttgtaCTTTATGTAGTCTTtacgatttagaagacgaatatcacttTATACTTAGATGTctattttatttagaagaaagatcCAAATACATATCAAAACACTATTCAATAAGACCAATTTTGCAGAAATttttgaaactcttaaatagtTATAATAAAGGTACCCTTCAGaagttagcaatttactgtaTTTGTAACATGCTTtaagaaaagaaataattttttttaactcaacatttattattgttatttatttaccatttaataCGAAATGAATGTACTTTGTTTTTGTCTGTTAACGCTAAATTTGTTAACATGTACAGTGtattatgaaatgattatgaaatgaatgtgatttttgtgtgtggctgtttccactgttttttgttaatataaagTGGAGTATAAATACTCAATTCAGTGtgttcataaacacacaacactctcacgaataatttattattatctatattacttttttttcatgCATGTATGAATGCTATTTATTAATCACCATGAGCTGTAATATGCTTcagtgaataaaatatttgttctgttctgatatGGTCTTCATAAAACAGCAGCATATTGACCACCttgactaaataaataaattaagtaatgATCACATAAAAACTTAACGGTAAATGATAAGTTTTACTGACCTACATTTTCAACACACATAGTCATAACACTTAACAGTCCCAACTGTTAACTTTTCCCTAAAAACCAAATAGGACCTTTCAGCATCTGTGCAAAAAGACTGATAAAAAATTGTGACTATCAAGGGACTGATTATGTGTCTAGAACCTCCAGAAAGCCAGCCTTTCCTGTTTTTAAAATTCGTttccttaaatatatatttgttaagcTTTCACATCGCAATcgggaaaatgttttttttagaggAATAGGCTATTCTGAAGATGATAGAACTTTGTGTGTAATTACTCAAGAATGCCATCTTTTCCAGATTTTCTTGTTAGTACCCTAGGCTGGGTCTGGGAGTGTGCAGATCTGGTGTTCATAGCTGAGAACTTCTTGGCCTTGACACTCAAAGTTGATATATCTGGCAGAACACTgcaaaaaaaagttgttaaggaGTTATTCACTAACATTGTTGGTGGTAAATAGAATTGTTATGTTGCAAATTTGATTCATTTCAAATGCTTTCAAGTATAcctttatttaatgtatattcaTTTGAAttgatttttaatgtatttaaaactgtcaataatgtttattttgaatacatCTTAAATTTCTATACAACTGTTAGTCAGCTTAATGTTAATTATGGCAGTCTGTTATATCTGAAATGAAGCATAGTAATCGGTTGTAATTGGATTGTAAAGTGTATAAATATACTACAAACTTGCATTTCCATTGACTCAAATGACCTTAAACAGGTTAAAGAAGAATGTATGCATTTCATTCAAACAAGCAACTTAACATTCCTGATCAAGAATTTTtcttaataattgtttgtttattgataatcAACTATCAAGATCCGAATAATAATAAAGGCTGTGTAACATTTCTCATTGACAATAAGGGAAAATTGTGCATTACTAACAtagttttaaattttttaaaatgttaggctcgattggtcattgtcggcttgggtactactagCATGTACCCCagttactcttaagtatacttacatgtactccgggcacggtaaatatactaaaatgtaccggGAAGTTAAACGCTAAATCGGCCGTTGTccgctatttttttaaatatattatattcagaTTTGTGTCAATtttttgtaaaatggcctcttAGTCTATACTatcaaaactcatactcaaaaagcatgttgatgcagttttttaaaagaaaagtttaagataatcggtagcgcgttttacgacatcggattttggccGGGAGttcaactcgggtacagtctaatatcgaccaggtacgattaagtatatttgccatacccggggtacatgtaagtatacttgagagtaccctgggtacatgtaagaagtacccaagccgacaatgaccaatcgagccatagtTAGAGCATGTAAGCTTTTGCTTCTAGAGGTGCCAGGTTTGAACCCAAAGTCaggcacattttttttattgaatcttatttattgctattataattattaaaaactttTTCATACATTGAagttttgttagtagatacattTAATACATGACATCTGTATTAAAGTCCCTTTAATGTTCCAACAAATATGTTACCTGTACTTCCCAGGACTTCTGCCATTGCTGCTAGATGCACTCTTGCTAGATTGCTGGCCAGATTTCTTGGAAGCCAGGTAGTTGGCCAAGTGCTTACGATGATGGCTGCTCATGCTTTTAATGAAGATTTACTTTGGCAATCTATTGGCGTCTGAAACATATGTTACATGCATACGTATACAGATAACAGTTAGCATTTGTGATGTCTGCAAAAAAAATCTCACTATCGAATACACTCTTCTTAAATTAACTTTAAGAATTGTTGAACGAATTTATATCTAATTACAATTGCTGATCTTTTTATGCACTTTTATCATTTTACCTcatgtattaatgaatttaatgaTCTCACAGCCAAAATATTGTATTTCAAGGTTAACTAAAGTTACTATTTAGAGCTCTAGAGTAAATAGCCTCTTTTCGTTCAACTAGACTGTATAATAGCCTCTTTTCATTAAAGAGTTACATGGACTTTTTATACAGGCATGaccattattttaacaaaagtgagacatttacatgtattatccccacacttttttaaaatatgtgctTATCTCCgaagtctgtctgtccgtctgtcctggcaaccagctcctcctacactattgttatgggggtttgggtggggccaggtcagagatgttcactcattttactaacagcATGCAACGTGGGGATATGtatcggcctctgccgcgccatttctaatTTTGCATGTCCCACAGCATAATAATGGCAAACTTGATATAAGATACATATGCAACTTCTACTTACTAACTTGCCAATTCTATGAAGAAGACACTCTGAAAAatttatttgttcatatcttttttaaacatctgttcAGTCATAATTGTTATAGGAAAACACAAACgtttgtaataatattattgGTCTTTACACGTTAATGCAATAAACAATGTTTGCCAAATTATTACCCACATTTGATTCTTTAGTAACACAATCTAAATTCAACTGGCTTTAAACAAAAGAGATCCGTGTGAATTTTCTAAATTCATAAAATTCAATGTAGATTAATAAAATAAACCATAAATTTCAAAAATGGGGTATGTCTTAATCTATAGGTATGCATTCATCTTAAGGAAAGAGTGGTATCCTAATTTGACAGATGGAATGTCAGACACTTCGACCCTTGACACTTCGACCCTTAGACCTTTTTTTTAAGACACTTGGACccctgtttttttatttttgagacACTTTGAccactgtttattttttatatatttaacataaatattctTATTAGAATTGATTTTTGTGATAAAGGATATGCATTATGTGACAGTCAGTCATGCGTGTAATACTTGATCATATGAAAATACTTTCAAAGGAGAGGGAATAGGTATAATAGGGCT from Dreissena polymorpha isolate Duluth1 chromosome 5, UMN_Dpol_1.0, whole genome shotgun sequence harbors:
- the LOC127832615 gene encoding F-box only protein 15-like: MSSHHRKHLANYLASKKSGQQSSKSASSSNGRSPGKYSVLPDISTLSVKAKKFSAMNTRSAHSQTQPRVLTRKSGKDGILDLPDELVLTIFSYLSAMDLISASQVCSRWNPVANDNVLWASVYETYGDKGEAKKGKDDTTNYKRQCLKSCVQMRNRQCQRLIKKINPFTGLPRDTEKALRAAGVTFQLSLVDRSDKERVLESRDMFVHQMSFTVRWYDLKMPALTSLKLLNFYSVNPLFFTAEGKVVSNGPTSKSLLVHVDLAWTKWLQSNKPAGSDGMVNIYNLPEGLAIATWKEDGGLAFVCLGLHFNLLLQRCLQGSSVSPFDVNRHTLITDDIDSAYG